AATATGAGTTGCGACAGTTACAAGTCGAATTGGTGAAGTTGCAGCGCTGGATCCAAAATACGGGAGAACGCATTGCGATTCTGGTGGAAGGACGGGATGCAGCAGGAAAGGGGGGCACTATTCGTCGTTTCACCGAACATTTGAACCCTCGTGCCATGCGTGTCGTGGCACTGCCCAAGCCGACGGACGAAGAGCGGGGCCAGTGGTATTTCCAACGGTATATCCGCCAACTCCCCAACAAGGGCGAAATCGTCTTCTTCGATCGAAGCTGGTACAACCGCGCGGTTGTGGAGCCGGTGATGGGATTCTGCTCGAAAAAAGAACATCAACGCTTCCTGCAGCAGGTACCCGAGTTCGAACACATGCTCTATGAAGATGGGGTGACCATCATCAAGTTTTGGTTCTCCATCTCGAAGGACGAGCAGGCCAGGCGCTTCGAAGCCAGGCGCCAGAATCCATTGAAACAGTGGAAGCTCAGTCCAGTCGATGAAAAGGCGCAGGAGTTGTGGGATGCCTACACCCGCACCAAGGAAGAAATGTTCAGCAAGACGCACACGACCTACAGTCCCTGGATTATCGTTAAGGCGAATGACAAACAGGCGGCACGTCTCGAAAGTTTACGCTACGTGTTGAACTTGTTGCCATACAAAGGAAAGGAAGAAGCGCAGATCCGATTGACCCCAGACCCGAACATTATTACTCGATTCCATCGCAAGATGGTGGAATTGGATCTGTGACAGATTCAGCAAGGCGGCTCATGGATTCCATGTGGGTCACATCGATGAAGGAGCAGGGCGATGAAGACGAAGATGTTTTCGGTACTGGGTATTATGATTGTTTTCGGAGTTTCCACCAGCGGCGCAGAACGGCACATGATGCAGCCGAGAGTCCCGGCCGATAAGTTGGCCGAAGCCCGAGCTCTGGCGAGCCCGCTCCCGGCATCTCAAGACATCGTAGAAAAAGGGAAAGCGCTCTATCACGGCAAGGGCACGTGCTTCACCTGTCATGGAGTAAACGGAGACGGCACAGGACCAGGAGGCGCCCAGCTGAATCCCTCCCCTCGGAATTTCCAGCACCATGGGTTCTGGCGGCACCGCACGGAGGGGGAAATTTTCTGGGTCATCAAACATGGCTCTCCGGGAACCGGCATGATTGGGTTCGGTCAGGTCCTGTCGGATGAAGAAATCTGGGCCCTGATTCAGTATGAACACACCTTCGCGGGCATGCATGGGCCGGGAATGAGGGGGCATAGAGGTGGGATGGGTGGAATGAAAGGAATGGGTCGTCACGGGGGAAAAGATGGTGATGAATAGTGTCGTTTGAGACTGAGGAGAGCTGCGACCCGCTCTCCTCAGCGTTCACTCTTCCTGGGCGATCAGTGGCTGGTTGGTGGGCTGCAGGGATAGGTCGCGCCTTCGACTGCAACACACTCAATGGCGCCTACCCCCGGTCGGCTGGAAGAATAGGTAGACCCTCCTGCCCCGATCCGCGTCATGACATCCACCTTCCCTCGTTCCGTTTCTGATACTCTAGTACTACTTGCCCGGGACACCAGCGGCTGGCTGGGGGTATACACACTCCCTCCTGCTCCGATTCGTTCGATACCCTCCATTCGCTGTCCCTCAGAGGCAAAGCTGTCATTCGCCTTCACGACACCGCTTGCAACCATCATCGACAAGAATCCCACGGCTAATATGTTGTTCGCTCTCATGACATTCCTCCTTATGGTTAGCTATCTGCCGATTATGTCCTCTATTGCATGAGAGTCATTGCGATCAGATGAGATTCAGAAAAAGTTGATGACGGTTATCTTGATATTCAACGGCTCAACATATGAAGTGGTAGCGAGCTTCCGCACGCCTCGTGCGTGCAACTATCAGATTCGTGTATTCGCTTCTTTCTGCCTTGATGCTGGGCTGTTTCGGAAGCACAACTCGATGAATTAACGATTCCATACCTCAGTGTGTGCAACTCCGTTCATTCCGTGTCGCCATTTTCCACATCTGAATATTGGGGCCTGAGTATTTCTGCATCACGTCAGTACGTTCGTTGAGTCGCGTAACCACCTCAAGCATCTAGTTTTGCTGAAGATTCCTGGTCACGGATGCGGAATCGGTGAAGGCACCGGAATCGCAATTAACTTTTCACGAATCCTAATTAGTCGCAATGACTCTTAGTCAATGGGGACTGTAGATAATCGATGAGGAGAGGAACGAATTCATCGGAGTCAACTATCAATCAGGAGGAAATGCAATGACGACGCTAGTGAGGCCAGGAGTTCCTGTCGGAGGGTTTAAGACGGTGGGACAAATACGCGCGACGAATCAACTCGTCTTTCGCCGTGACCAGAATGCGATGGGCATTGCCGTCGAGTTGTTGACCACCCATACGCCGGGTGCGCCGGTCGTCGATGAAGGGGGCGACTTCGTCGGCTTCATCAGCGAGTTCGACATTCTTCGTGCACTGGAGGCGGCAAAGGACCTCAACCGTCTGACGGCGGAGGATGTGATGGCCAAGGATCGGATCGCGGTGACCGATGAGACGAGCATCGATGAAGCGGTGAAGCTCATGGAGGAGAAACGGCTCCTGAGTCTGCCGGTGAAAAGAAACGGCAAAGTCTCTCATTCAATCACACGTCATGATCTCTTGAGAGCCTGGATTGGGCTTGGCGTGTCCATCGAGGATCAAGCGGTCTGAAGGCGATGACTTCCGGTCGTTCATGGCGGCTGGGAGGGCACAGCCTGGAGAAACAAGATGATGCTGAATGACGTGTGGCTGAAGACATTCGCGAGGGTGGTCATGCACGTTGCCGTCTTGATCGCTTCAGTGGCGGCTGTCAGTGTGGGCGGGATAGCTATGGCTGCGGATGTAGGAGAAAAGATGGTGAAGTCGCTGTGTGTGCAATGCCATCGGATCGGGGGCAAGCCGGCGGCGCGCAAGACGAAGCAGGCGCCGGATCTCATCTGGGCCGGCAACAAGTATCAACAGGAGTGGTTGATCGCGTGGCTCCAGAAGCCGGAGTTTAAACACTATCCCATCGGCTACGACTTTCGTCCAGAACGGAAGAAGCCGCATTTGGCACTGACCGCAGATCAAGCAAGAGTGGTCACAGGGTTCCTTGCCACACGGAAAGACTCGCGCATCAAAGAAGGTGTGATGAAGCCCGGCACACCAGAGCAGTTGGCTCGTGGAGAAAAGCTCTACCGGGAGCATGGGTGTCAGAATTGTCATCTCACACCGGCCAACACACCGAAAGGGTATACAGGTGGTACCTCCAGCACGTCGTTGCTCAAATTGAACGCGCGGCTGAACCCGGACTGGGTGTATCGCTTCAACCAAAATCCAGACGACTTCGAGCCGGAGAGCGGGGCCTATATCCCAAACCCTCCGCTCCCCGATAAAGACATATATGCCATCACGGCCTACATGATGACGTTCCAGTAACGCTGTGAAGCGTCCCACGCGACACGAGCAAGGAGAACAGATGGAAAGGATCGTAATCATACCGACGATGACAGCTCTAAGTCTGTGCCTGGTGCCAGCCGTGTCGTGTGTGGCAGGGATCCCGATGGTGAGTCCGGTGAAGCTCAGCTGGCCGACTTGATTGCCTATCTCCGGTCAATTGAGTCGTAACGTCTGAGGAGTAACATTATGAGTCTTATGAGGATGCCGCTCACGATCCTATTCGTCGGGTTTGGATTGGCAAATCAATTGGGTCTGGTCGATGCGGCTGAAGCCCAGCATGAACACGTGATGATCAACGATGGAGCATCCGTCGATAGTCAGCGGGACGAACGCGTGACGCTCGATTTGAGTGAGCAGGCTTCAGTCGGTATGAAACTGACCATGCGGGAACATTTGGAGGCGATCCGTGACATTGTCGCTGCATTGGGGCGGCAGGACTTTGAGCGGGCTGCCAAAGTCGCTCATGATGAACTCGGATTTTCCAAGCATCATGAAGCGATGAAACGTGAGGCTGGGGCGACGTTTCCTTCGAAGTATCATGAACTCGCGATGGCGCACCATCAGGCGGCGGAGGACTTGGCGAAGGTGATTCCTTCGAAGGATCTTAAGGCGATTCTGCCGCAGCTTGAGCGGACCATTGAGGCCTGTGTCTCCCCTATGCCATCAAGTCTATAAGTTGTGAGGGTCGATCATGATCGACGAAAAGAACAAGGCCATGGTCCTCGAAGCCCTGAACGATGAGTACAAGGCGCGCGCCTTCTATCGGCTGGTGATCAAGACGTTCGGTCCCGTACAGCCGTTCGTCAATATCGTCGAGGCGGAAGACACGCATGCCCGCGCGCTTGAAGGTCTTTGTGCGCGATACGGAATTCCACTACCGGCCGATGACTGGGATCGTGCGTTGCAGCCGCCCGCGTCGGTTCTCGAAGCCTGTCGTGCTGGTGTCGAGGGGGAGATCGAGAATATCGCCATGTATGACCGGTTCCTGGAGGATATCGATATTCCGGACATCCGCACGCTGTTTCAGCGGCTGCAAGCCAGATCACGAGATGCTCATCTCCCCGCGTTCCGACGGTGCGTGGCGCGAGGTGGGTGAGTGGGGCGAGGGCGGCCAGCCAGGTGTGTCCCATGCGAGAAGGATACGAGCTAGTGGTGGTCCAACATATGTTCACGAGAACGGTAGAACTGCATGGCGGACGAGTAGAACAAGCTTCATGGATCCGACGAAGGGAGAATAGCGGATGGTGACACAGCGATTTCTGATGATCGGCTGTCTAACAGCCGGTGTGATGGTAAGCAGTGCATTCTTCTCGACTCAACTGCAGGCCCAATCATCGCTCGCTGTTGGGTTGGTCACCGTGGACGGGATCACTGTACCGGACATCGGGCCGTTGCCGACGGTCGTGCCCATCCCTCCAGGGAACCTCAACTATGCGGCCAAGGTGGAGCTGGGCAAGCAGCTCTATTTCGACGGCCGACTCTCAAAGAACAACGCGATCTCTTGCGCCTTTTGCCATAACCCCTTTACGGGTTTTGCTGATCCGCGCCAGACGTCGATCGGCGTCGGTGGCGGTGTCGGAGGCCGTCAATCGCCGACCGTCTTCAACACGGGATTTATCCCGCTGCAATTCTGGGATGGCCGCGCTGGGTCGCTCGAAGAACAGGCCATGGGGCCGATCGTCAATCCCGTCGAGATGGCCGAAACGCACGAGAACGTCGTCAAAAAACTCGGCAAGATCAAGGGCTACCAGCAGCAGTTCCGAGCCGTCTTCGGCACGGACGTGAATCTCCAGGGGATTGCCGAAGCCATCGCTGCTTATGAACGCACCGTCATCTCGACAAATTCTGCTTTCGATAAGTATGTGTTAGGCGATGCCCAGGCGATGGACAAGACGGCGCTCAGGGGGATGGCGCTGTTTAAAGGCAAGGCCCGCTGCATCCTCTGTCACAATGGGCCGAATTTTGCCGACAACCAGTTTCATAACCTGGGCGTCCCCCAGGTCGGACCGATGAAAGAAGATCTCGGTCGCTTCTATGTGACGCAGCAGGAGCAAGACAAGGGAGCATTTAAAACACAGACCCTTAGGAGCATCACCGAAACGGCCCCCTACATGCACGATGGTGCCTTCAAGACGCTTGAGGAGGTCATAGACTTTCTCGATCAGGGTGGAGGGCAGAACCCGAACTTGAGCCCAATGGTGAAGCCCCTTGGATTGACCCAACAAGAAAAGGCTGAGTTGATTGCGTTCCTCAACGCGCTCACCGGCGAGAAGATCAAGTTCGAGATGCCGAAGCTGCCGAAGTAGGAAATCGGCAAGGAAGTAAGCCATGACACCCAGAGCGCTCTCGACATGGATGGTCGTAGCAGCATGCGCACGCGGACGACCTCGTCAGCCTCCTGCAAGAGATGGGGGAGAAGTGAAGCGGGTCGATTCCAGACAGCCTCGGCACGCCGTGAACGAAAGGCTGTAGTCAACTATGTTTCTGAGGAGGGATTAACCGATGAGGATCGTGAAGCGGAGAGACTGTGGAGAGGCGCGCCCTGCTGGGTCCGTGATCCTGGGGATCATAATGGTGTCGGCTTTGTTGTGGTGGTTGCCGCCGGCCGTGTCGGCAGGTGATGAGCAACAGACACGCACGCTCCTGCAGAAATCCTGCGCAGGCTGTCATCGTCTAGAGGGGGCAGCCGATTCACGGTTCAAGCTCAACGCTCCCGATCTTACCGGAGCGGGGAGCAAGTTCAAACGGGAGTGGCTCATGAGCTGGTTGCTGGGAAAGGAAGCGCCGGTGTATGCGAAGAGCTATCGCTGGGATCAATCGCAGCAGCCGGACCGTCATCCGGTCGTCTCTCAGGCAGAGGCGGAGCAGATTGCAGATTACTTCGAGCAGCATTTGAAAGATCCCCGGGTGAAAGAGGGCGCGATCGATTTGTCCACGTTCAGCGCCATCGAAGCCACCTTCGGAGAGCAGCTCTTCAAAGACCACTCCTGCACCGGGTGCCATCAGATCATGGTGGACGGCAAACCCACTGGCGGGCCGCAAAGCTCGTCGTTTGTGAGCAGCGGTCGTCGCCTGAAGGCTGATTGGATCTATCGGTTCAATTCCAACCCCCCGGATTTCGTGCCGCATAGCGGCGAGTTCGTGGCCGATGTCAGTGAGTTGGGATTGCGATACATCACCGGATATATCGCGACCAGAGGGTGGAACGAGTTCACCTTCTATGAGCCCTGGACGGCTGAGCCGTTCAAAAAGGCGGATGTTCAACGCGGGGCTCAGGTGTACCAGGAGTATTGTGCTCAGTGCCATGGTGCGACCGGTCAGGGAGATGGAGCGGCTGCATCCGGTCTGGAGCCGAAGCCGGCCGTGCACACAAAGATCGCGTTCGATAAGCTTCCCAACGAGTACCTCTATAACGTCATCAACTACGGCGGCAAGGCGGTCGGGAAGTCCACGCTGATGCCATATTGGTCTCTGACCTTGGGGCAGCAGGGAGTCGCGGACGTGATGGCCTATCTCCGGGAGACGTTCAAAGGAACGGCAGTCGCGGAAGCTACGACAGGGGCGACCGGTGGCCCAGTGGGGGTCTGTCCGCAAGCACGAACGACCAAGAAAGCACCGGCGGAGTTTTTCAAGCGGACAAATCCGTTGCCGGCGACACCGGCGCATGTCCGGGCAGGAATGAAGCTGTACCTTGAGACCGCTAAGCCGCTCGCGTGCATGAATTGCCACGGCCAGCAGGGCGACGGCGCCGGTCCGATCGGAGCCGCGCTGGTTCCACCGCCACGAAACTTCACCTGCGGTGCGACGATGAAACCCATTTCCGACGGCCAGCTGTTTTGGGTGATCAAGAACGGGTCGCCAGGAACCGGGATGATGGCATTCCCAGGACTGTCGGACGATGAGACCTGGCAGATCGTTCACTATGTACGCAGCTTGGCACGATGAAAGGGAGGAGGGCGCGGCGGGAGCGCCACACTCGCATGCACAGGGCAGGAGGGAAGATTGGGAATGAAGATGGATAACGGGGAGAACCAAGTGTGTCCATCCACTGATTGGAAGGAGTGCGCACGATGAAGAAGCACAGATGCGTGATGATCGGCTGTCTGGCAGCCGGAGTGATGATAAGTGGTGCGCTCTTCTCCACTCAACTGCAGGCCCAATCCTCGCTCGCTGGTGGAACGGTGACAGTCGATGGCATCACCGTGCCGGATATCGGGCCGCTGCCGACGGTCGTGCCGATCCCTCCAGGGAACCTCAACTATGCGGCCAAGGTGGAGCTGGGCAAGCAGCTCTATTTTGACGGCCGACTCTCAAAGAATGGTCGAGTTCCTTGCGCCGCTTGTCATCTCCCACCACAGGGTTTGCTGATCCGCGCCAGGTGTCGATCGGCGTCGGAGGTGCCATCGGCGGCCGACAATCGCCGACCGTCTTCAACACCGGATTCAACCCGACGCAGTTCTGGGACGGCCGTGCCGGATCACTGGAAGAACAGGCCCTGGGGCCGATCCAGTGAATCCAGTCGAGATGGCCGAAACGATCGACAACGTCGTCAAGAAGCTGGGCAAGATCAAGGGGTACCAGCAGCAGTTTCGTACGGTCTTCGGTACGGACGTGAATCTCCAAGGGATTGCCGAGGCCATCGCCGCCTATGAACGCACCGTTATCTCGTCAAATTCCGCTTTCGACAAATATGTGCTAGGCGATGCCAAGGCGATGGACGAAAGGGCGGTCAGGGGGATGGCGCTGTTTAAAGGCAAGGCCCGCTGCATCCTCTGTCACAACGGGCCGAATTTTACCGACAATGATTTTCATAACCTGGGCGTACCACAGGTCGGGCCGATGAAAGAGGATCTTGGTCGCTTCTATGTGACGCAGCAGGAGAAAGATAAGGGAGCATTTAAAACACAGACTCTCAGGAGCATTGCCGAAACGGCTCCCTACATGCACGACGGTGTCTTCAAAACACTCGAGGAGGTCGTAGACTTTCTCAATCAGGGTGGGGGGCAGAACCCGAACTTGAGCCCGATGGTGAAGCCCCTTGGACTGACCGAACAAGAAAAGGCGGAGCTGATTGCGTTTCTCAACGCGCTCACCGGCGAGAAGATCAAGTTCGAGATGCCAAAATTACCGAAGTAGCAACATGGAATGGAGTTTTCTGATTTCAGAATGGAGGGACTAATCATGACGAAGTTGAAAGGATGGTGGGTAGCTGGATTCGGGGGAGCGGCGTTAATTGCCGCGTTGGCAGTGTTGCCCGTCTTCGCCGACGAAGGCCATGGGAAGAAGGGGCATGGTGGCCACGACCAGGAAGAACAGGATGATCATAGTGGGCACTACCTAAAACATCTGTTGAAACATGCCAAAGAGTTCGGGCTGACGCCGGAGCAGATCGGCAAGCTCAAGGCCATCCAGCTGGACTTCAAACGCTCGGAAGCCAGGTTGGAAGCCGACACCAAGGTGGCGAAGTTGGAACTGCATGCGCTACTGGATGATGAGCAAGCTGATCTCAAAGCGATTCAAGCGAAAGTTGAGCAACTGAAAAAAGCAGAAGGGGCCTGTTTGTTCGAGGCGGTCAAAAGTAAGCGCACCGCCATGGCCCTGTTGACTCCCGATCAACGGGAAAAGGACCGTGCCCATCGCGAACAGATGAAGAGTGCGAAGGAAGGCCAACAGGGAGGTGGAATGGGCGGTATGGGTCGCGGTGGGATGATGGGTGGTATGGGGGGAATGAGCCGTGGCGGCATGGGGAGCGGCGCAGGTCACGGTGGACAGGGCGGTGGAGATCATGGGGGCGGAGACGCCGGTGGAGCACAGGAACACCAACACTGACGCGTCAGTGCTGATGAGCCGTGCTAGTGATCAGCCACGGATGGCACAGAGTCCTGAGGTGGGTCCAGCAGATTGCCTGCGCGACGGATCCAACCCTTTATGAGTAGGCAGGCAATCTGGAGGTAATGCGATGATGGGACTAAGAGATCATGTAGTAGCTAAGCTCTTGATAGGCGCATGGGTAGTGCTTGCGCTGGGGTTGATCGGTAGCCCGCTCGTGGTGTCGGCAGAGGATTCCGGCGCGAAGGCAAAAGCAAGCCTGCAGAAGGCGCACGACCAACTGGAGCTGGCAATCGATCAAGCCGAGAAGGCGCTTGGCCCGCACCGCAAGGGAAGCGGTTGGGTCCGGACGTATATGCAGCGGGCGCTGAACGTGCTGGGAGGCACAACATCACCGGATTATTTTGATAAGCACGAAGCGCCCTTCTTCGAGAAAGTCGGTAACCCCGGGGATGGACACGGAGCGCTCATGTATCTCGAAGAGGCGCGTGAGGCGCTCAAGGAGGCCAATGCTTCCGTCGCCGTGCAAGAAGCCATCGACCATGCCCTCACCCATTTGTCCAATGCGGTTAACCATGCACGGGAATCGGTCCATGGCACCGGTGTGCAACAGACACACGGGCATGCGGACCAGGTGGCGGCGTTCCTTGTCGCAACGCATGGGAAAGGGGATACTGATTCTCCCGTCACTGGTACCCTGGCGTATGCGATGAAGCAGATGGGATTGACGATGTCGAAGTAATGCACCAAAGCCGTGGCGTTCACTCCGGCTATAAAGACAGAAAGAGGTGCTGATATGAAGGCAAAGAGCAGAGTCACGGTTCTGATCGTACAAGGAGTCTGTGTGGCAACCTTGGCATTGGCCGCAGGCTCCGTGAGTGCCGACGTCACTGAACGTGAAAAGGCTGCCAGCGAAGTGGCCGTCTCGTTTGTGAGGGAGTTGGGCGCGGCCATGATAAGGGAAATGACCAAGGGAGGCCCCATCGAGGCGATCAAGGTCTGTGCCGAGCTTGCCCCGGAGATCGCCGGCCAGCTGTCTCGGGAGCATGGCTGGCGTGTGACTCGTGTGGGAACGCGAGTACGGAATCCATTGCTCGGCATGCCTGATGCGTGGGAGCAGCAAGTCTTGGCCGAGTTCGCTGAGCGTGCAGGGAAGGGCGAGTCGTTTGTAAGCATGACCCGTAGTGAAGCGGTGATGGAGCCTGACGGGCAGTACTACCGCTTTATGAAGCCGATTGCCCTGCAGCCACAATGCGTACTCTGTCATGGACCGAGCGAACAGATTCCGGAAGAGATCAGAACGGTCTTGAAGCAGCAGTATCCCTTTGATGCGGCGACCGGGTACAAGGCCGGAGAATTGCGCGGTGCCATCAGTGTCAAGCAGCCGCTGGGAAAGACGAACGAGTGAACGAGAGTGGACCGGAGGCGAACATGAACGAAGTGATTCGCCATCAACAGTCCGTGCTGGTAGGAGAAAGTAAGACAGAGGGGAAGCTACGGGGCACAGGCACCGATCGCTTTCTGCCGAAACGGTACACAACCTGGTGGATCTCGCTGATTCGGGCAGAGTATGGATTGGCCTCACTCTTTCGCAGCATAAACTGTTCGAGTTCGGTGACGGCCTGTATGTAAGATCGCTAATGGTACAGTCGCGAAGTTCTGCGCACGATCATGGTGTTAACGTGGATCCTTGGATTTGCCCTGCTTGGCAGTATGGGCGCCATCATTGGCGCCGCGACATTCTTGTTGCTCCCGAAGGGGACACGAGATCGCATCATTCCCTTCCTTGTGAGTTATGCCACCGGCACGTTGCTGGGCGCGGCATTACTCGGGTTGTTGCCGCAGGCCATAGCGCAAGGCGGTCTGCAAACAAGTCTTGGTTCGGTATTAGCAGGGTTGATCGTCTTCTTCAGCTTGGAACGGCTCATGATCTGGCGGCATTGCCACCATGGAGGGTCTTGTGAAGTGCATGGGGCCGCAGGGCAATTGATCCTGCTCGGGGATGCACTGCATAATTTTGTAGATGGCATCGTGATTGCTGCGGCGTTTCTTTCGTCGATTCCGCTCGGCATTGCCACCGGGCTTGCCGTGATCGCGCACGAGGTGCCCCAAGAGGTTGGGGATTTCGCAGTCCTGCTCGATAATGGATTTTCTCGCAAGCGTGCCCTGAAATGGAATCTGATCTCAGGCAGCACCACGATCCCTGGGGCTCTACTCGGGTATCTTGCGCTCGAAGAATCGAGCACGCTCATCGGGCCGATCCTCGCGCTGTCCGCAGCCAGCTTTCTCTATATTGGTCTGGCGGATTTGATTCCAGGGCTCCATCGACGGATCGGTGCAGAAGCCGGTATCGCACAGCTTCTGCTTCTGTTGGCTGGTGTGGGAACCATCGTGGTCTTACGATTGCAGCACGGTGGGTAAGCGAGTATCAAGGGTACAGGTCATTCATCTGGTTGGGAGGTAGGGAGTCGTGAAAAAAACTATGTGGTATTTGGGCATTCTGAGTATTCTGGCAGTGGGGCTGTACAGTTCAAGGGTGGAAGCCGAGTCTCTGTCCGGAAATCCACAGAAAGGCGAGGCCTTATACCAACAACACTGTGTCGGCTGCCATGGAACCGCCGGCGATGGACTGGGGCCTGATATCAAGGAACTGATCGTTCCGCCTGCAAATTTTCGGGCGCCGAAATTGCGCACAAGAACCGATATGGAACTGTACATCGCGATCAAACAAGGGGTCCTCTTCAGTCCGATGCATGGTTGGGCTGATCGGTTGTCGGATCAAGAAATCCGAGATGTGCTGAGGCACATTCGCAGCTTGGCTCCGTTCAACCCCGTCGGTTAGTTGTATCAAGGGAGAGAAGAGCCCGCTTGGTCATGGAGAAGGAGGGGTGATAGGATGACAGGAACATTCTTCACAGTTGGAGGATTGCCATGACACATCAGGATGGTCGAAGCTCACCTGAAACGGTTTTCCTCGCATTTCTCGGCGGGGCAATCGGAGGCATGATTGCCGGTATTCTTCTCGCTCCCAAATCCGGTGAGGAGACCCGGCGTGTGATACAAACCCATGCGCGAAGGACGGAGGAGGATCTCATCGAACGAGCCAAGGAAGCACGAGCGGCCCTGGATGAGGTGATTGAGCGAGGTAAGCATTTTGTAGATGAAAAGCGCGCGGACGTCGAATCAGCCGTGAGAGCAGGTCGAGAGGCGGTGAAAGAGAGAATTGATAAGTACCGCGACTGATAGGGAGTGTGCTATCTTCTGGCCGCTGGATGGAGGTATGTTCCGCTATCACGAAGGGGAGGGGTGCTACATCATGCCCATCTTCTTCGGTCATCAATTCATGTTATGAGGACGGGATCATGAGCGAACCACAGACGATCACGACATTCTATGAGAAGGATCACGACCGCCTGGATGAGTTGTTCAAAACCTTTCAAACAGTGAAACGGTCGGATTTTCCCAAGGCGAAGGAAGCATTCAAGGAGTTTAAGATAGGTCTCCAACGCCATATCGTCTGGGAAGAAGAGCTGCTGTTTCCGATCTGGGAAGAGAAAACCGGGATGATCGAGGACGGGCCGACGCCCATCATGCGTTTTGAACATGACCAGATCAAGAAGCTCCTCGAAGCCATTCACTACAAGGTAGAAGCACAGAGTCTCGAGACTGATCAGGAAGAACAGTCGCTGCTCAATATCTTGAGCTCTCACAACAGGAAGGAAGAGCGGGCACTGTATCCCGCCATTGATAATGTCGTCAGCCCGGACGAGTGCGCAAAGATCTTCAGCGACATGAACACGATGCCGGAGGACCGGGGCAATGCCTGCTGTGGTCAGCATTGACAGTGATCAAAGGCGAGGGCGAGGCGATCTCAGGGGCTTTGTTTCAAAGATCAGCTACCGCCGGCTACTCTTGTTCAGTCTCTGTTTGACGGGATGGTTGGGAGTGGAGTCGACAACCATGACCCGTGACGGGTGGGCCGAGACGTCGTCCTCGCAGCCGACTGGAACGCTCAAAGGCAATATCATGGAGGGCCGGGGAGATTTTTAATGGGAAAGGGGTCTGCTACTACTGCCATGGGATTGATGGATATCTGCACAAGATTCCTCGACTGGAAACGGACACGGCGAAGCTCATCGCAAAGCTGAACCCTCCTCCCACCGACCTACGGAATCCCAACGTCCTGCGCCTGAAAACCAACAAAGAGAGGTCTCGTGCGATTCGAGAAGGCCATCCCGGCACCGGCATGTTTCCCGACACCACGATGACCGATCAAAACCTCGCCGACATCTTGCTCTACCTCGCACTCATCAGAAAAGACCCCAATCCGGAGCAGTAACTCAGGCCACAGGGCTCCTTTTCTTTTCTCAGGAGCCGCTATTCTCATCTTCCTAAATTGCGATATACTTCGTTTGCAAGAGGTGTCTAATATGCCAAAACCAATCCCTTCTCCACCTCCCGGATTCGACGAGCTCCCCGTCGAAGAACGAATCGATTTTGTGCAATCCCTGTGGGATCGCATTGCGGCAACCCCCGAGCAGGTTCCTGTGCCTGATTGGCATCGAAACATCATTCGTGAACGACTAGAGTCGTATCGAACACATCCAGACGCAGGCCGCTCATGGGC
The sequence above is drawn from the Nitrospira sp. genome and encodes:
- a CDS encoding c-type cytochrome, yielding MKKTMWYLGILSILAVGLYSSRVEAESLSGNPQKGEALYQQHCVGCHGTAGDGLGPDIKELIVPPANFRAPKLRTRTDMELYIAIKQGVLFSPMHGWADRLSDQEIRDVLRHIRSLAPFNPVG
- a CDS encoding ZIP family metal transporter codes for the protein MVLTWILGFALLGSMGAIIGAATFLLLPKGTRDRIIPFLVSYATGTLLGAALLGLLPQAIAQGGLQTSLGSVLAGLIVFFSLERLMIWRHCHHGGSCEVHGAAGQLILLGDALHNFVDGIVIAAAFLSSIPLGIATGLAVIAHEVPQEVGDFAVLLDNGFSRKRALKWNLISGSTTIPGALLGYLALEESSTLIGPILALSAASFLYIGLADLIPGLHRRIGAEAGIAQLLLLLAGVGTIVVLRLQHGG
- a CDS encoding YtxH domain-containing protein, whose translation is MTHQDGRSSPETVFLAFLGGAIGGMIAGILLAPKSGEETRRVIQTHARRTEEDLIERAKEARAALDEVIERGKHFVDEKRADVESAVRAGREAVKERIDKYRD
- a CDS encoding DUF3365 domain-containing protein, encoding MKAKSRVTVLIVQGVCVATLALAAGSVSADVTEREKAASEVAVSFVRELGAAMIREMTKGGPIEAIKVCAELAPEIAGQLSREHGWRVTRVGTRVRNPLLGMPDAWEQQVLAEFAERAGKGESFVSMTRSEAVMEPDGQYYRFMKPIALQPQCVLCHGPSEQIPEEIRTVLKQQYPFDAATGYKAGELRGAISVKQPLGKTNE
- a CDS encoding hemerythrin domain-containing protein; the encoded protein is MSEPQTITTFYEKDHDRLDELFKTFQTVKRSDFPKAKEAFKEFKIGLQRHIVWEEELLFPIWEEKTGMIEDGPTPIMRFEHDQIKKLLEAIHYKVEAQSLETDQEEQSLLNILSSHNRKEERALYPAIDNVVSPDECAKIFSDMNTMPEDRGNACCGQH
- a CDS encoding addiction module protein → MPKPIPSPPPGFDELPVEERIDFVQSLWDRIAATPEQVPVPDWHRNIIRERLESYRTHPDAGRSWADVRTEIVNKLRDR